The DNA sequence tttgttttatataaataaatattgaaatatcttttgaattagttaaatgtcagaataaagagagagagagagagagatgtctatttttttatcactttcatcaaatttaggagtatatatacactaagtttattgtgtctttaattaataagaaaactcCAGACGATtccattctgagcttaagaagcTTCTGATAGGTTAGTAGAGTCACAGCCTAATAAATCTTCAacttcacagcatgtttttcagtcatttctaaccccaaccccccccccccccccaatcccacatGCATACTACCCTTAGGGGCTAAGCCCCGGGTGTATAAAATGTCTGACTCCGCCTCTGGTctgaattaatccacaattttAGGGAACTGCAAATGGAGGTGCCCAGAAATGTGAAAGAATCTGTTACTGTAATTTGTTGAGTGTTGATATGGAGTGGGGGCTTTGGTGTTCTGAGAGTGCCTGAAGTTCACAGCATTCTCAAAGGTTCTGCAATTGTTGAGCTGGAGGTCATTGTCAGTGCCCCAGGAGAATACTTTGTCCACCACTATCTGATACTGTGTTTCGTTGTTGTCAGTGGTGATGGCAATGATTGTATCATCTTCATATTTGACATTTCTTATAGAGCTACCATGTGATGTTAGCCCATTTATGAACCGTTAGACTACATTTTAAAACTACTGTGCCAAAAAGCACACATTTAAGAAGCCTCTTCCTAAATTCACCCAGCTGTCAGGCTACATGAGACATGATATAAATTACATTGTTCCTACTTCCCACCTACGGACAGGATGAAATTCTTCTGGTGCTCTTTTTTCTATATATAACCTAATCTGTTTAATGTGTCAAAGAGTACATTTAAGAACCAAACTTCATAAGTAAAGTGAAGTTCTGATGCATCTGATATAATATGGAATTACAATCTGTGTTCATTctggagattaaaaaaaatacaaattatatTTCCTACAAAAACGTCGTTTTAACAATTGTTCCTTTAATCCACTTGTTATGCAATTATAGAATAATGCTTTTTTGCAAATAATATAATTGATATTTCTTATCTAGATGGGTGGATCGGCAGTAGTCTGATGTGGCAGATGTCTAACAGTCTCCTTATTTGAGGTTGTCTTTTCAGAGGGTTGTATGAGGATGAAGTTTCCCACAGACAATTTTTAGAatggattttattttgaaacCAAACCACCGGAAGTCTTCCTCGTTTCTAGAACATGCTGCTGGACCTGGTGCCCGTTCGGCACTTCCGGGCTTCGCTTCGCTTTCTTGATGGTGCTGGCGGCTGATTGTTTAGTAACTGCAGGTCTGTTTCATACCGTCAAGATGGACATTGGCGAGCAGGCAAGTACCTAAAATGTGCTGACATCGCCAAATTACATAAACTGTCTGCTGTAGGAAGCGCGTCATAGTTTGGCTCGGTAATACACTGAATTTAATGTTTATGGTTAGATGTCGGTTTATGGTTCAGTAATAAAATTAGCTAATGCTTTGCTTGTCTGGTTAGGTTAATCGAGGGGCTGGGTAAAGGTCCGGTCCAGGTCCCTGATTTTTCAGTCTAGGTCGGTGAGTAATCTGTGTATCGATATCGGTCACTGTCATTCCCCTTAGATCATCGAGCTAGAGAGCGACCTCCGGGAGATAAAATGTGTCATAGAAAAATGTGAAAGAAAGCGTGTCCGGGACGTCCTGGCCCAGGAGCAAAAGAAAATCAGAGAGGAGATTGCAGGCAAACGGCAGGAGGCAGAGAAGCGAGCGGCGACGCCGGCGGCGGGGATGAGCGGAGCCTCCAATAAGGCCTACACCGTCAAGATTAATAACTACGGTATTTCTTACTAATTCTACAGTAACTCGCCACCTACCTACCTGTCTGTTTATCTGAGATTACGGGACCATCCCACTACCACCCACTAATTACCCTACATTGGCAACGCAAATTAGCCACAATACATGAAACCCCCCGCAAAGTCAATAAATACGGTATATTCAGGGCTGCTATAGTAATTTTCAATGTATCCGTTTATTTACGTAGGATATTACATAGGGATCTTGGGGTGTTCATTTAAAGAGGCTTCGTACGAACGAAACATTATTCATAGGAACATTTATACCAAGATTTTGGAATCTATAAAGGAACAATATAAACAAAACGTACCCTGAAGAACTCGTAGGTACGTAGCGACATTCAGATAAAAACTTCGGGATTATGTCtgtttctatctatctatatatccgTCTGTCCGAAGTCACAGTTTTTTTTGTGGAtatggttttcatttttaaatcagttcacgggttattttcttttattggGTGTCCATTTTCATTTCGGTTTCAGTTTACGAGATGACACTGGTCCCAGTACAACGTGCACcaacgcacacacaggcaccatCAATCAACATAGAATACgcccagattttagcctaagCATTTTCATAGACACTTATTCAATGGAGGTAGCAGGAAGGTAGATTGTGTTAAGAAGCTACAAggacaaaatatattaaaaagctCTCCGTTCTAATGCTAATTTAATAAAGATGAATAGACAGCACTTGGGGTGGTTTGCCTACTCTGGCGGTCCCTCGTCCGGAATAGCGCCTGTGAGTTTTCTCATGCGGAGCACTAGTGCCGCTGTGTTCTGTCATCGCAGtttgcacagtgtaaaaccacGTTTTTCTTTTGTGATAATTGGAACTAGCCTCCTAATTAAGCAGTCATATTAAACTAAAACACTTGTTATAATTCATTGGAGCGTTTTAGAAATaataaaggtaattttattaaaataataaaaatattaattaactgccccttgctatgtcacgaaagtcacatatgggttaaatgcagaggacacatttcgttgttgcgcactgtgtgccgtggtgtgttgacaatgaccactgatcacctaattctaattctaaagatgtgtcgatttaaaatattgatgtcgaCGCATTTTCAGCATCGACGTCATCGAGTACGTCGACTAATTGCGGTAGCCCAAACATGAAGTTTCCCTAGTGTAAATATACAGGCCAATTACAATGCAATTTGCAGCAATGTCCGGCATCCGTGATATAATTGCTACTGACTGCACTGAAAGCAGTTTCATTCCTATAtgtacattttctttgactgatATTTCCATGTAGCCTACTATTCACAAGAGACAGCGGTTACACACTTGATCCGGTAGCTGTTAACCACACTTAGAGAAAAGATACACTGATTCAACGGATTTTAAATCCagcctttgttttttgtttgttttatcaCATCTGTCATTGTTAGGCTTGTTGAGCTGACTGCGTTAACAGCGGCAGCCACAGGGATAGGTACTACCAGATAAATTCAATTGGCATTCCTCTACTTTGGACAtcatgaagtcttcatttcacATTTCTAgaaattccttttttttattactgtttcGGCCATTTTCTCTAAAATAGTGTTGCAGGTGTAGGATGTGTCCGTTCATGTATTGTGGCTAATTTGCGTTGCCAATGTAGGGTAATTAGTGGGTGGTAGTGGGATGGTCCCGTAAGCGCGCACGCGTGCCAATGCTTCTTCGATATATGGGATTTATAACCTGTACGATGCGCATCACGGTTCATGCAAGATTTTATaaatctgacttttatttttcttaagatcgttttcattttcttttttatataattgtacattattttaataaatgagcCCCCAAGATACTGACACAAAAACGTTCCTGCATAGTGCTTATAGCATTTGCaatttttgttaaaataaagtgcaatattAAAATTAGAATTAATTTAGACTTAAGTAATGTTTTCTACAAAATGTGGATATACTCAAAGTTGTATTGTTTTCCAGTTCTGAAGTTCAGATTTTCTCAATTCTGAAGTAAAATGTAAGGtgctgaaaataatttttaggGAATGTTCATGATGGTGTTGTCTAGACTTTGTGTGAAATATTCTGGAAATTCATTTGTTTCTAGAAATAAGCCAGAGGAACTGTTTGCAGCTTTTAGATTTGATAATCATTTTGTATTTACTTTTTGCTGTGCAGGATGGGACCAGTCGgataattttgtaaaaatctaCATAACCCTAAAAGGAGTCCATAAATTAGCACCTGAAAATGTGGAAACTAGTTTTACTGAAAGGTAATGTCAGAGATC is a window from the Paramormyrops kingsleyae isolate MSU_618 chromosome 21, PKINGS_0.4, whole genome shotgun sequence genome containing:
- the cacybp gene encoding calcyclin-binding protein gives rise to the protein MDIRGFFHRKKLRTCCWTWCPFGTSGLRFAFLMVLAADCLVTAGLFHTVKMDIGEQIIELESDLREIKCVIEKCERKRVRDVLAQEQKKIREEIAGKRQEAEKRAATPAAGMSGASNKAYTVKINNYGWDQSDNFVKIYITLKGVHKLAPENVETSFTERSFVLLVKDLDGKNHQMTINNLLCPINVTESCRKIKTDMVLVMCKKKTQKRWECLTQVEKQTKDKEKPSYDENADPGEGLMNMLKKIYSEGDDEMKRTISKAWTESQEKKLKGEVMDF